gcgacatgatagaaattattaattataagttacataacatacccctaaagtatttgagaaatacgactttttaaaaccaaatcaaacgaaatatgatattacagacaaagaaatcgaaaacaatatattcttttgatttgctttttgctaccaaacaaacagagtatatcatatattcatatatatatgatCGTTGAGTTATGAGATCAgtaagagagaagagagaaaaaataACATATTTGTTTTGCTTTCCTTTGATAAATCTCAACATACACATACAGAGTATTATCGattaatgtattaatataattggattatattaatacgatatttgagtttggactagcatccattgacggtcgtttgaagtatagtgtggactatccaaagagacggtcatacttttgatcgtaagtttttctccgtctcatcaatttctttAAGAAAGGTATAtagttaactcctcttttgttttatattcatgaaaaTTATTATAGTGTAATTGGATCATTGgaataaattaatcgtgtgcatgtttcattaaatatatgattatataatcttgtaaatgtttttattaaataataaaagattattattttaactatccgctacgttaatctgaaattggtaaaagtacacacggttttccaataGGAAACGTACCACGCTTGTTGATAAATTCGTTGTCGCTGTGAAGGTAAATCTGAACCCAACTTGAATATTATTACGTTATTAGGCTTGTGTAATCATACCGTAATAGTATAATTAATCCAAAACTATGTAAAGCAACCGTTAAACTATTGATTCGATGACTATATCAAAAGTTTTGGGACTTAAAACGTCAATTTTATGGCAAATAGGTTCCCAAAATTTCTAGTAGCTAGTAGTCTGTCGTTTAATAATATTGAATTTATTAAAAATTAGAACAAATTATAAAAAGAATATATCATCATCTTATAATTTGTTCTAATTTTTAATAAATTCTATATTAGTAAACGACAGACTACTAGCTACTAGAAATTTTGGGAACCTATTTGCATAAAATTGACAAATAATGTTTGGCGGTATCGAGGTCACCTTTACAAatttgaggttgagggttcgagtcttaTTTAGGATatttcgtggtgtatatattcgtgTTAGTATTAGGTGGGTGGGTGAGtttgcatttaaaaaaaaaaatgaatatataAGTAAGATTATACTCTGTATAAAGTTTATTAAAAATTCAATTAAAGTAACAAATAATGTTTTAATTCTATATAAACACGCCATTAAAAGTGGTTTGAAAAACATTATTATTGGTGTAGAGCACTCAAACCACATGAACTAACGTAAATGGTGTAGTGCAGCTAATAGTTTCCAGAATCTGTATATGTTTAAATAGTGTTCTGcgcattatttattttttttttattattttttttaatgaaaATCATGTATATGTTTTATGTTATCAACGTGCAGCTTAAGTAGTGAGAATGAATCTAGCTGCTGATAGACTAAGCAGCTTGCCAGACGATATCATCAACAAAATTCTCTCTTATATCGAAACCAAAGATGCTATCAAAACTAGTATTTTGTCATCTAGATGGAAGTATACATGGAAGTCAATCCCACATTTCAATTTCGATACTCATGATATTTTGATTCATTACGCAAGTTCTCTGAGTATGTTACTCATGTTCTGTCTTCCTGCGATAATGAAAAAAGAATTGTCGTCTGTTAAACTTTGTTTTCGTGGAGAAGTTAGCCAAGCGTTTGTCGAACCGATTATGAACTATGCGTTTTCGCACAATGTCCAGAAGATGACTATTATTTGTTCGTACGGAAAGCAGATCGAATTCCCTCTTTCTCTTTTTATTTCTCAGTCTCTTAAAGATCTCACTTTGTTTGAATGTTCAATATCAACTACAATCAAATCATCTTGGGACCTACCAACTTTAACAACGTTGCATTTTGATCGTGTCAATTTGAGTAACGTAATTCCTTTCCAAGACGGAGAAAGCACCAGCACCGAAGTTAGCCATGCTAAAGATGATGTTGAGTATGGTGGTCTTTTTTCTAAGCGCCCAAACTTGAAAAATCTCACCTTAAGTGACTGCAACATATATGTTGATGATTTCACCATTTACCATTCTCAACTTTCTAACTTCTCGATTAAAAATGGACGTTCGTATTCTGTTGTTAATGTGGTAGCACCTCATTTGAAGGATCTCACTGTTGTAAAATTCAAAGGGGATTTTATGATTTCTGCACCTAAATTATCCTCATTGACGTATGAAAGCGAATACTATACCGAGTTGTATTCCGCATATGGTTTCTCTTCTTTGGAGAAAGTGGATTTCTATATTTCTTGTCCATATGATGAAGATGCTCCCAAAATTATTCACGTGCTTCAACAGTTTGGAAATGTCAAATATTTTACGCTTGGATTGGAAGTTGTAGAGGTATTCATTTTTTAATGTTCGCACGTGAATCTATCAGCACTTCATTCTATTTTAAACACACTTCAGAGCCACCTTTTTCAAAGCACACAATCACGTCAGAATTGATGAAATCAAAATCCGTAATTTCACCAACACCCAGAATCAACCCTAAAACATGATAATCAAAGGCAATCACGTCAGAATTGAACTTGATACTCCAACTCGATACAACATGCTATTCAATttgattatagatatatatatcgattgatacACTGATGCAACATGAAAATTCAAATTAAAGATAGATCTAACCTGATGTCGATATTACACAAGGCATGATTAAACCTTCTGAAGGCGCTTGATTTTCTGATTCATCCACAATCGCATTTTGTGATTGTAATGGCGGTTTGATGtattagggtttgaagatgaggcgTAACGTTTGATTTTGTGGGGATTTTTTTCTGTGTTAATTCATTACTGTTTAGATTAGATGCCAGCGTGTGGATTAGTGGGTGATTAGAGATGTCATTAGAGATTGCCATGTGACTAATCACAATTAAGGAGTCATTAGAGAAAGCCACGTTGGATTTATATTCATGGAGAAAACCAAGTGAGGTTTATTATCAAATACAACCTGATTACAAATGACAACCGAGGCTTCCTTTTTATAGGCGAGCCATAATACTATTTACAGATTCCCTGGGACCCGCGCACTACCTATACATTATTGCGCATCGAAACTTATTTAATTTTACACCGCACACGTCACTTACATTATTGAATCCTATGGCCTACATGGCCTATACACTTATCACGCGTATATACAATACAATTATTACAAGGGCGTTAACTATATTACATTATTGGTATGGCCCGCGTGGGACCCACTTGATTATCTCCCCCCGCGCGGATTtataacgggctctatcttcttgctcggtgcgagttaaatttttccgagaccaccgttcaactcgaaaaagtctcacgaacccgacgggactaactatacgcaaaacggacactttttaaaaaacgcttaacacaacgacagcccgtatattTATGTTCGCCTCAAGTTAAAGTTTTCCGACagtaccgttacactcgaaaaatttttagttaatcttaatctatttgCTGACATGTTAATCACTAGACTAATTATTATTAACAACTAATGATGCCACGCTGTGCAAACAAAATAGATAAAAAATACCGATCGTCAATCACAATTTTCCTTCGTCTGTTCAACCCAAACCAAACTCAAACCCTAAATCGTCGTCTCTTTCACCCATTCGATACCTAAATTGATGATTCAAGTTCCATTTTTTGGCCCAAAATCATGATTGTAATTTCTCAAACGAGTTCAAAAGAGAATCCATCACTTAAGGTAAATTGAACCAATTTCTGCAGGTATCAAATTCGCTTTTTTGTAACCGTCCACTCACGTATGTGAATTATTGAATTAATATCAAACTTATAACAATAAGTTTCTGACGGGCAACCATAAGGGTTACCACAGCAATAGCATAGGTTTTCGATATTGTCGACTGAAAACCTGATTTCTGGCAACAATCTCATCTGGCGAACCGACGATGAACACCTACAATTACAATTTTTAATATCCATCAAAAACAAAACAACAATCGATAGAGTGTGACAGCCAAATACAGCCATTCCATTTTGCCACGTGTCGCTTCACGATTGGTTGAGCAGGCTGTCACAAAAAACAAACCGTACGTTCATCCCTCTTCTCATACAAACCCTAAATCTTAAAAGATTCAATCGAAAAAAACAAACCCAACCTAAAACTGAGTCTATTCATGCGGAAAATAATCCAAACTTAATCGTTAATCCTTAATCCCTTTTTCTTCCTCTTTCTATACTGACGTTCAGCAATTGGATTAGGGTTCCGATTTTTTGCAATCAATTAAACAAAACGAAATCAAAAAGGATTCAATCGTTAATCTGTACGTGTGTGACGATCGACAACCGTATGCCTTCATCTATGTTTCCGATTTCATTAATCTTAACAGTCTTCACCGATTTTAATTTCGGATTCTCATCGATTTCATGATGGATATCACGATTAAAGTACATAGTAAGTAGCAGTTGCTTTATCTTCTTCATCTCTATTATGTGTTTTTACAAGAAATTTTAATCTATATTTTTCTGTTATGTTTGATTAGGGTTCATATTAAATCATATACCTTTGTGCAACATCTTATGAATTTAAATTGATTTATTCTCTTTTTGATGTCTGATAACACACATCCTACTATGAACCAGGTAAATCGATTTCAgattatttataaatttataaatgagCTAACCGTGTGGGTTAtatattttcttttgtttttgaaGGAATCATCCTAATTAATGGAGAGATTTAGTGCCGGTTGGAAGATAATGATAAAACTGTTTTGATTctctaaaattatttatttataaatagattAAGGTATTCGTGTTTATATCATCCGATACGTGCTCTCTAAAACTAATAAACACGATTTATTGAATACATGCTCACACCGTACATCAGTTGATCTCAAAGTATGATTTTTTAATTAGGAAACGAGTTTATACATTATCTCTATTATGAGTAAAGACAACCTTGTATTTTACACTAGCCAATTGTTGATGTTTGCAGGACAAGTGGAGGAACCTGCTGAGAGTGAGTTTCACACAGTTACATGCTGATAAAGAGGTAAGCAAATTTTAATTTCAGTGACTTTTCATGAGTCTATACTCTGATGGTTACAACCCGTTTACTTATGAATGGGTCAGTTAGGGTGGTTGTTTATTGTAACTAAGTCAAACTGGTTAAATTGAGGAGTTAAGCTAAAGGGTAATGTGCTAAACGAGTCAAGCCGGTTGATAGTCGCTCAATTTCTatcattaatgcatatagttattattttagattatcattgtaaTGATATTGTTTTTAGATcatagttaaaataaatatatattattttggtaTATTAAAGGCCAAAAAATGTTTGCGGGATTATCCAGTCATCTCGTTTGTGTGTCATGTAAGTTGATTACAGAGTGTTACTTGAAGCAGGTACAAAACTCTAAGAAGCATGCATCAACTCCGATCCCGATACCAATTCTGTTAAGAGTGAGAGAGCTTGCAGAAATACAACCCCAGGTGAGTCCAGTTATGAGCGCCTTGAAATTTGAGGCACGTAGTAGTAGAAACTTAAATAATATAAGGTCTGGATTTTTGTAGTAGTGTAAATTGCTTGTTGGAGTTAACTGAAGCTAGGAATCGAAAACACGGGAATGAAGAGACGTTACGTACGAGGGTTccgattttgcttatcatttgttaaGGATTCATCAAAAAACAATTGCCGCTCCCAAAATATCATCACACCAAAATCCCTAAACCTATCGTGATAATCAAGATCAGTTACAATCAGAATCAAATCTGAATAAAGGCTGCGTTATACAAACCCATCACATACAAACACAATACCTTAATTGATTGCACCGAAAAAACACACTGATTAATAATTCAAAATCAAGATCACGCGACTGAAAAACCAAAAGAAAAAAAGATCGTCATAGCAACCTTTCATCATCTATCTCCGATTTGAACATTCCATCAAGTCTTTTATGTAACCAGGTATCTTACTAAACGTGTGTTTTAAATTTCAGTTTTTAACACATGTATTGATGAAATCAGGGTAAGTTTAATTGTGGATTtaaaaaaaattagggtttgtatTGGATAGTCAAAACTtattaatgcttaacaataatgtaCTACAATTACCCAATTGTACATTCATTAGCCAATCAAAAACACATGATTATTTTTGCAAAGCGTATGACTTAAACAGAAAAGTTTATAATTGTATTGAAATCAAAAGACAATCCCTATTTATACACAATTCAATAAAGATAACTCGAATTTAACAAAATTAAGAATTTTAAAAGCAAATAGAGCTTAATTAAAAAACAAACCTCGAAGAAACGGAAGTGATAAACTCGCACACATTCAGGTTGCTAAATGATGGGACGTGATAACGGGAGTGGTAATTTAACTTCCTACAATTTCGGATGGAACATCAATTTAGTGTTGCCGATTCGTTGTTGTTACTCACTCAGCTTGGACACTTGGACTTTGGCACATTTTTGTTAATACATTTGGACAGTTACCCAATTCATTGGTAAGTTTGTTGTTACTCTACTTTCTATGTTTAATTGTGTGCCTATTTGGATATTGATTATATGCGATTTTGAACTCACCACTTACGAATGAGAAATTCTGTATATTATTTAGGAGTTCGTGAAGTAATGCTTTTTGTTAACTAAATTAGGTTTCATTGTGTTTATTATTGAACCCAATGGTAATTCTCATAGAATCTCCGGTGTATGGAATAATCTGTAACTCGAAAACTGAGGTTGATCATCATAATCAGCATTACCATCATCAGTCTTAGGAGACTGATAGTATAGAGGTTCCTAAAAATGACAGGTATGGTATAAAATTGCATTGTTACTTTTAACGGATAATAATTGTAATTGTATTAATGGTTTACTTTACTTAAAATTGATGGGCTACTCAAGTTGTGATTAACTATGTTTCTTAATCATATTACCTCTTTTGCGTTATAGGTTGGGTCCAACACACACGATTCTTAACTATTATGTGCTTCTTTACAGATAGGTGCTCTGATGGAAGCTGTGTAATAAGTACTTTGAGACCCGAGGAATACAAAAAGAACTCAAGAATAGAGACTGTGATGCGATTTTTGTAGGTTCCTATTTTTCTACATTACTTATCTGAATGTGAGTTATATTTttcaatattatgtaatatatatttgatGCAGGTACACCTAAAGTGACCTGTTTTATCATTATGTTATTTGTGATTTCATTCGGTAATGATGGGAGAAATCGAAAGAGATAGTCAAATGAAGGGTTTTCAATTGAAAATTTTAGTCTTGAAATGAAAGTGATCCTGATGTACCACTATCTTATATTGTAAGTATTTGTTATCTTTTTGTATCGTATCTCTAAAATTGCTTGTGATCACATCGCCTGCAGGGCTAATTATGACAATGTTTCTGCAGGGCTAATATTGTCTTTGTGTGTTATCATACAATAATTTTGCCTCAATGGAAAGTTAGGTAGGTAATCTTATGATAATgatttatgataatgatgatgatgatgttgttttaatatgaaaatatatgatCCCTTTATTATAATGTAAGTGTGTCTTTTTTATATTTCAGACAAAATTGGCTCACCCTCATAAAGTCCATGTGACCCAAAAGCATAGCAAAAATTCCAGGTCTAATTATCACACTAAGGTCACTTTGGGTCACTTTCAAGTTCGATAAGTTCCTTTACGTTTAATTGATCGTTATTATAGGTTATTCGTATTGTGCTGATTATTATGTTTTTGTGATTACAGCTCATCACAATAATGTAAACAAATAAAGATCCTAaggctctttatatatatatatatatatttatatatatatatatatatatatatatatatatatatatatatatatatatatatatatatatatatatatatataggggcaggatcagtgGGGAagtaaatcgggacactccgactttcggtgtccttgcttttgacaattaaaacatgtggaTTTGTTTGTAGCCGGCTTTGGGcattcacgagagatgtgacccctttgtccacaattatagcaagtCGGGAGAAAATTTccggaaccacccttcttcacgctattaacactttcagaacccttcttgttctttttgtttaaaaagttcgaatgactcgaaccttcaaattttctcttaggggaagagaaatcacttcttttcgggacctccggttcaaaaccccgagctaactcaaacaactcttcaaaagacttagccattccccgactaatcttacccttcaactcatcgcttaagGTACGATAGAAATATTGCATCAACatttgatcatcaccaacataccccggacaaaaacgagtctttgacaagaaggtagacttgagagtaaccaagtccatcgaaccttgttgcaaattacgcaactcgtcccggattctattaaGATCGGCTTGAGTCCGGTATTCCTTAAAGAATTCCCTTCTAAACTCTTCCCACGataagctcatacattgctcttcaccgtaCACTTGAATTTTACCACCCCACCACAGCttagcctcttcacgcaacatactagaaccgtatctcgttttcttctcgggagggcattcaccggtacgaaaagccccctcgatgtcggagatccaacatgtacttttcaacggatccctcaccccattaaacatgggaggttgagcatccttgaagttcttataatggatgtctcgccttccatgtccaccatTACCACCACCCCCTTCACCCGGAGGATTAATGTTTCTAGATTcgaatgcctcttcgatcgcggcattcattcgttcgTTAATTAACTCGGTTATTTGCtgatcaaccgattcttggaagacctttctGACATTCGTGAGGAATTCCGCTTTTTgatgtttaaagatggcctcaaccttagccgtgaacatGGAGTCTTCGCTCGTACCTCCGTTATCGGTGTCATGcctgtttctcatcttcattctaagaaatgaaatagATTAAACAACAAACCAAAAGGAAACGACATATATATACCACACCGCCCATCTTGCTTTACgattcgtcgtacatcgcttgtttgacacgatttgaacccgtaacaatagtAGCTAGTCATTTTTACGCGAGCACGTcgtattaactcgctagtacaacatctatctcgctcAATGATTGCAACACAATAagaaataattaatcacaagttagtTCGCCTAAACCTTGGCACTAACCAAGCCCGGTCCGACCCGCATCTTACAAGTCCCGCATACAATTAAGCACACATaaaattctaagtctaggcacctatctcaagtcgcctaaatcccttagaccatgctctgataccaattgtaacgaCCCGCCTTCGATTACCAAAACAcgacacattttttttttaaaggaagcAGAAATCTGGCCAGACCAATATGCGTGGTGCGCATAGGGTTGCGCGGCGCGCTCTAAAGCCCAGTTCCAGGTCAGAACGTGTACCAGCCTGGTGACATTTGGTTCAGCCCAATTACGCGGCGCGCATTACATCATCAGAGTTGTTGTTTGACAGTCTCACATAAAAAAACCCAAACTTCCAAAATCGAATTCTTACAACATTAATTCGATTACGAgcaatataatttaaataattccaAAGATTAGAGTTTACAAAAAGGGGTACGATGACCCATACATCATCAA
This window of the Rutidosis leptorrhynchoides isolate AG116_Rl617_1_P2 chromosome 7, CSIRO_AGI_Rlap_v1, whole genome shotgun sequence genome carries:
- the LOC139860328 gene encoding FBD-associated F-box protein At3g52670-like, whose amino-acid sequence is MNLAADRLSSLPDDIINKILSYIETKDAIKTSILSSRWKYTWKSIPHFNFDTHDILIHYASSLSMLLMFCLPAIMKKELSSVKLCFRGEVSQAFVEPIMNYAFSHNVQKMTIICSYGKQIEFPLSLFISQSLKDLTLFECSISTTIKSSWDLPTLTTLHFDRVNLSNVIPFQDGESTSTEVSHAKDDVEYGGLFSKRPNLKNLTLSDCNIYVDDFTIYHSQLSNFSIKNGRSYSVVNVVAPHLKDLTVVKFKGDFMISAPKLSSLTYESEYYTELYSAYGFSSLEKVDFYISCPYDEDAPKIIHVLQQFGNVKYFTLGLEVVEVFIF